In Apium graveolens cultivar Ventura chromosome 10, ASM990537v1, whole genome shotgun sequence, the following are encoded in one genomic region:
- the LOC141689079 gene encoding uncharacterized protein LOC141689079 has protein sequence MSGGAPDFFYREAHRLGYVARSAFKLLQMQKQYKLITPGSSVLDLGCAPGAWLQVACQSLGPLKNGGSVVGIDLKKVKVPTLCDSRVQTISADVMNLPKDQIRKLSPMQKGFSVILSDMCPIVSGISTRDAALSAELGMRALDLAVGGAALAPTSDTTEGEIQSDSSSCNPEDSGVLKPGGHIIIKLLESEDNKEFSQICKPLFRKSSWLRPKATRSSSREIYLICQGLRRLQVEEV, from the exons ATGAGCGGAGGAGCACCTGATTTCTTTTATAGAGAAGCTCACAGACTTGGTTATGTCGCTCGCTCTGCCTTCAAG TTGCTTCAGATGCAGAAGCAATACAAACTCATTACACCTGGTTCTTCTGTTCTTGATCTTGGTTGTGCCCCTGGTGCTTGGCTtcag GTAGCTTGTCAGAGTTTGGGTCCTTTAAAGAATGGTGGTTCTGTTGTTGGAATCGATCTTAAG AAGGTGAAGGTTCCTACCCTTTGTGATTCGAGAGTCCAAACTATCTCTGCTGATGTTATGAACCTCCCTAAAGATCAAATTAGGAAACTCTCTCCTATG CAGAAAGGATTTTCTGTCATTCTCTCGGATATGTGTCCTATTGTTTCTGGGATTTCAACTAGGGATGCAGCTTTATCTGCTGAGTTGGGAATGAGGGCACTTGATTTGGCTGTTGGTGGGGCTGCCTTGGCTCCGACAAGTGATACTACCGAAGGAGAAATTCAGTCAGATAGCTCTAGTTGTAATCCGGAGGACAGTGGTGTGCTGAAGCCTGGGGGCCACATTATCATTAAGTTACTAGAGAGTGAAGATAATAAAG AATTCAGCCAGATCTGCAAACCTCTTTTTAGAAAGTCATCGTGGTTGCGGCCCAAAGCTACAAGATCATCATCTAGAGAAATATATCTTATTTGCCAGGGTCTCCGTA